The Solicola gregarius DNA window GGGCGAGGTTGGAGGTGCCGCCGACGGCCACCCGCTCGTCGGAGCGCTCGTCGGAGAACGCCTCGGTCAGCGCAGACACGACCAGGGTCACGATGCCGCGGTGCTCCGGCGGGAACTGGTCGACGATGTCGAGCAGCCTCGCCGACGCCTCGGGCAGGCGCTGGCCGATGGTCGCCGTGCCGACTCTCGTACGCAGGGTCGCCAGGGTGTCGTCGTCGAGCGCGGCCTCGAGCTCGACGATGCGCTGGTCGACCCGCCCGCTGCTGGTGATCAACACGAGCAGCAGCCGGTTGTGCTCGACCGCGACGATCTCGACATGGCGTACGGACGACCGGGTCAGCGAGGGGTACTGGACGATCGCGATCTGGTGGGTCAGCTGGGCGAGGATGCGGACGCTGCGCTGGACGACGTCGTCGACGTCGACCGCACCGTCGAGGAACGTCTCGATCGCGCGGCGTTCGGGCACCGACAGGCTGCGTACGGCCGCGAGCCGGTCGACGAACAGTCGGTAGCCCTTGTCGGTGGGGATGCGCCCGGCGCTCGTATGCGGCTGCGCGATGAAGCCGTCCTCCTCCAGCGCCGCCATGTCGTTGCGTACGGTCGCCGGAGAGACCCCGAGCCCGTGGCGCTCGACGAGCGAGCGCGACCCGACGGGCTCCTGGGTGGAGACGTAGTCCTCGACGATGGCGCGCAGCACCGAAAGCTTGCGTTCGTCGAGCATCCGTACTCCTCTCCTGGATCCTGGGCCGGGCGGTTTGGCACTCCCCGCCACCGAGTGCCAGTCTACTGATTGTGTCTATCGCTCTCACCTCGCACGGCTGGACCCAGCTCGGCCCGCACTCGTACGCCCGGCGATATGAGCCGTACGACGTCACCATCGGCCTCATCGTCGGCTCCGACGCGCTGCTCGTGGTCGACAGCCGAGCGAGCGTCGCGGAAGGCGAGGAACTGCTCGCCGACGTACGTACGCTCAGCGACAAGCCGATCCGCGGAGTCGTCAACACCCACCGGCACGTCGACCACACGCAGGGCAACGCGGCATTCAAAGGGGTGGACGCGATCGGCCACGAGACGCTCGACGAGGTCGCCATCGGCCTGTCGTCGGCCTGGTCGACCGACCTCGGCGACTGCCTGGTCGAGGTCGTTCATCCCGGCGCCGCGCACACCGCGGGCGACGTGGTCGTCAAGGTCGTGCCCGACCGGGTCGCGTACGTCGGCGACCTGGTCGAGGAGTCGGGCCCGCCGGCGTACGGCGACGACTCGTACCCGCTGGAGTGGGGCGCCGCACTCGACCTCGTGGTCGGGCTGTGCGAGCCGGAGGCGACGGTCGTACCCGGCCATGGCGATGCCGTCGACCGCGACTTCGTGCAGGAGCAGCGGCAGACGATCCTCGACGTGGCCAACCAGATCCGGGCCGCGGCCGCCGCCGGCATGACGATCGAGGACGCGCTCGCGCAGAAGTGGCCACTCGAACCGTCGCTACTCGAGCATGCCGTGCGGCGTGGCTACGAGCAGTTGGGCGTACCCGCCACATGATCGGCCTCCGCGGCCAGGATTCGTTCCAAGAATCGTCCTTCGGCCGGTGTGAGAGGCTGTGGCGATTCGGGACTTCTGTTCGTCCGCGAGTGGCGCAAGTTCGTTGCTGAAACGCCTTAAAAACAACCGACTTGCGCCACTCGCGAAGCTACAGCACCCACGCCGGGCCACCTCCGTCATTCTGCAACAGCCTCCAAAGGCCAACAACTGCCCATTCTTCCGTGCGGCGTGGCTACGAGCAGTTGGGCGTACCCGTCACATAGGGTCGTCCGTCGTGACGTACGACAGGTATGGCTCGGACGTGTTGTCCGGCGACTGGAGCGCACCCAAGGGCGGACGCGCGCAGCCGGCGGAGGCCGCGCTCGAGCTGGTCGTCGAGGAGGTCACGACCGACTTCTGCGGCGCGATCGTGCGCGTCGACCGCGACCTGGACACCGTGGAGCTCGAGGACCGGAATGGAAAGCGGCGGACATTCCCGCTCGGGCCGGGATTCCTGCTCGAGGGGCGGCCGGTGATCCTGCACGCGCCCGTTCGCAAGGGACCTGGCCAACCGACGCGTACGGCGTCCGGCTCGGTCGCCGTGCAGGGTGCGAAGGCGCGGGTCGCGCGGGCGAGCCGGATCTACGTCGAGGGCCGCCACGATGCCGAGCTCGTCGAGAAGGTGTGGGGCGACGACCTGCGCATCGAGGGCGTCGCGGTCGAGTACCTCGAGGGCGTCGACGACCTCGGCGACCATCTTCGGGCATTTGGACCGGCCCCGGGGCGTACGGTCGGCGTCCTCGTCGACCATCTCGTGCCCGGGTCGAAGGAGAGCCGGATCGCCGCGAACGTCGCGAAGAGCCCGCTCGGCAGGCACGTGCTGATCGTCGGCCACCCGTACGTCGACATCTGGCAGGCGGTCAAGCCGCCGCGCGTCGGGCTCGAGCGCTGGCCGTCGGTGCCGCGCGACGTGCCCTGGAAGCACGGCATCTGTCAGGCGCTCGGCTGGCCGCACCGTACGCAGGCCGACATCGCCCAGGCCTGGAAGCGCATCCTCGGCACCGTGACGTCGTACGCCGACCTGGAGCCGGCGCTGCTCGGCCGGGTCGAGGAGCTGATCGACTTCGTCACCACAGAACGGTGAGGAGAGAGTTCTGGCCCTGTGAGGAGAGGATCCCGGCCGCTCGCCGGGGCCGGGATCCTCTCCTCACAGGGCCAGAACTCTCTCCTCACCGTTATTAGTCGGCGTGGGTCGGGTCGAGGACGCGGCGCAGGAACTCGCGCGTACGTTCCTGCTGCGGATCACCGATCACCTGGTCGGGCGGTCCCTGCTCGACGATCACGCCACCGTCCATGAACACGACCCGGTCGGCAACCTCGCGGGCGAACGCCATCTCGTGCGTCACGACGATCATCGTCATCCCCTCCTCGGCGAGTCGGCGCATCACGGCCAGCACCTCGCCCACCAGCTCGGGGTCGAGTGCGGACGTCGGCTCGTCGAACAGCATCAGCTGCGGCTCCATCGACAGCGCCCGCGCGATCGCGACCCGCTGCTGCTGGCCACCGGACAGCTGCGACGGGTACTGGTCGACCTTCTCGGTGAGCCCGACACGGTCGAGGTTCTCGCGGGCGATGCGCTCCGCCTCGGCCGACTTGCGCCGCAGCACGGTCTCCTGCGCGATCGTGCAGTTCGCCAGCACCCGCTTGTGCGG harbors:
- the hrcA gene encoding heat-inducible transcriptional repressor HrcA; translation: MLDERKLSVLRAIVEDYVSTQEPVGSRSLVERHGLGVSPATVRNDMAALEEDGFIAQPHTSAGRIPTDKGYRLFVDRLAAVRSLSVPERRAIETFLDGAVDVDDVVQRSVRILAQLTHQIAIVQYPSLTRSSVRHVEIVAVEHNRLLLVLITSSGRVDQRIVELEAALDDDTLATLRTRVGTATIGQRLPEASARLLDIVDQFPPEHRGIVTLVVSALTEAFSDERSDERVAVGGTSNLAQFGADFDTSIKPVLEALEEHVVLLKLLGEATSPTMLTVRIGSEVPYQELTTTSVVATGYGTEDEPLANLGIMGPTRMDYPATIASVRAVARYVGRTLDET
- a CDS encoding MBL fold metallo-hydrolase produces the protein MSIALTSHGWTQLGPHSYARRYEPYDVTIGLIVGSDALLVVDSRASVAEGEELLADVRTLSDKPIRGVVNTHRHVDHTQGNAAFKGVDAIGHETLDEVAIGLSSAWSTDLGDCLVEVVHPGAAHTAGDVVVKVVPDRVAYVGDLVEESGPPAYGDDSYPLEWGAALDLVVGLCEPEATVVPGHGDAVDRDFVQEQRQTILDVANQIRAAAAAGMTIEDALAQKWPLEPSLLEHAVRRGYEQLGVPAT
- a CDS encoding DUF3097 domain-containing protein produces the protein MTYDRYGSDVLSGDWSAPKGGRAQPAEAALELVVEEVTTDFCGAIVRVDRDLDTVELEDRNGKRRTFPLGPGFLLEGRPVILHAPVRKGPGQPTRTASGSVAVQGAKARVARASRIYVEGRHDAELVEKVWGDDLRIEGVAVEYLEGVDDLGDHLRAFGPAPGRTVGVLVDHLVPGSKESRIAANVAKSPLGRHVLIVGHPYVDIWQAVKPPRVGLERWPSVPRDVPWKHGICQALGWPHRTQADIAQAWKRILGTVTSYADLEPALLGRVEELIDFVTTER
- a CDS encoding amino acid ABC transporter ATP-binding protein, with protein sequence MSAASTTDVVVDVTDLHKSFGDNHVLRGIDFSVRKGEVVCVIGASGSGKSTFLRCINLLEQPESGTVLVRGTDVTDRDCDIDGARRHIGMVFQQFNLFPHKRVLANCTIAQETVLRRKSAEAERIARENLDRVGLTEKVDQYPSQLSGGQQQRVAIARALSMEPQLMLFDEPTSALDPELVGEVLAVMRRLAEEGMTMIVVTHEMAFAREVADRVVFMDGGVIVEQGPPDQVIGDPQQERTREFLRRVLDPTHAD